DNA from Mycobacterium sp. SMC-8:
GAAGAACAGCACACTGTCAAAGGTCGGACGCATGACGGGCCTTTCGGAGGTGAGGAGGTAAGAGGTCAGGCTTGGGTGAGTCGGCCGTCGATCCGCCGCCACAGGTTGTCGGGGTTGCCGTCGGCGATCGCGCTGGGCAGCAACGACTTCGGGACGTTCTGATAGCAGACGGGCCGCAAAAAGCGCTCGATCGCCCGGGAGCCGACCGACGTGGTGCGCGAGTCCGACGTGGCCGGGAACGGTCCGCCGTGCACCATCGCGTGGCACACCTCCACCCCGGTCGGCCAGCCGTCGAACAGGATCCGGCCGACCTTGAGTTCCAACAGCGGCAACAACCGGGCCGCCTCCTCGAGGTCGGAGTCGTCGGCGTGCACGGTGGCGGTCAGCTGGCCTTCGATGCCCTCGGCGACGGCCCGCATCTGCTCGACGTCGGCGCAGCGCACGATCAGGCTCAACGAGCCGAACACCTCGGCCTGCAGCGCCTCGGAGGCCAGGAAGGTCTGCGCGTCGGTGGTGAACAGCGCGGCATGGCAGGAGGTTTCGCTGATACTGGGCTCACCGCGGCCGACCAGCTCGGCCGTGCCGGCCAGTGCCTGGACCCCGGAGGCGTAGTTGCGGGCGATGTTCGGGCTCAGCATCGGCGTGGCCGGCGAGGTGGCCAGCGCATCGCGGGCGGCAGCGACGAACGAGTCCAGTCCCGGCCCGTCGACCGCGACCACGAGGCCCGGGTTGGTGCAGAACTGGCCCGAGCCCATCGTCAGCGACGCGACGAACGCCCGGCCCAGTTCGTCGCCGCGGCCGGTCAAGGCACCCTCGAGGAGGAACACCGGGTTGATCGCGCTCATCTCCGCGTACACCGGGATCGGTTCGGGCCGGGCCGCCGCGGCGGCGACGAGAGCAAGCCCGCCGGAGCGTGACCCCGTGAATCCGACGGCCTTGATGCGCGGGTCGGTGACCAGCGCGATGCCGAGGTCGGGGCCTGCGCCGAACAGCAGCGAGAACGTGCCCGCGGGCAGGCCGGACGCGGCGACGGCGTCGCTGATGGCGCGGCCGACGAGCTCGGAAGTGCCGGGGTGGGCGTCATGTCCCTTGACGATCACGGGGCAACCCGCGGCCAACGCGGACGCGGTGTCACCCCCGGCCACCGAGAACGCCAGCGGGAAGTTCGACGCGCTGAACACCGCGACCGGCCCCAACGGAACGAATCGCTGCCGCAGATCGGGGCGGGGCAGCGGGGTGCGGTCGGGCAGCGCGGTGTCGATGCGGGCGCCGTTCCAGCTGCCCTCGCGCAGCACCTCGGCGAACAACCGCAGCTGGCCGGTGGTGCGGCCCACCTCGCCGGTGATGCGGGCCTGCGGGAGGCCGGATTCGGCGACTGCGCGCGCGATCAGCGTCTCGCCGACGGCCTCGATGTTGGCGGCGATCGCCTCCAGGAACCGGGCGCGCTGCTCGGCGGTGGTCGCCCGGTACGTGCCGAACGCGGCGGCGGCCGCGGCGCAGGCCGCGTCGACGTGCGTGGCGTCGCCGTAGCGGTACACCGGATCCAGGTCGGTGCCCGCCGCCGGGTCGAACGCGCGGATTTCCGTGCCGGTGCCGCGCACCGGTGTCCCGGCGATCAGCATCTGGCCGGTGAGGCTGGCGGTGCCGGAGATCGTGGCAGTCATGCCTTCGACCGTAGGAGGCATATCCATGCCTGTCCAAGACCGATTCCCCGATCACTGATACCAGCCTTGAATCAATGCTCTACATCCGCGAAATTGCGTTCCGGCAGGCTGGAATGCACGTTCGCCGGAGAAATCAGCGGGCGAGCACGCGCTCGATCACGCCGAGCAGCGCCGTGACCGCGGCCGGGTCCCCGGTCACCTCGAGGCGCCCGTCGGTCAGCGCGTCGGCGACCGTCGTGCGCCGCCCGACGACCGCGGCGATGGTGGCCGCCGAGCAACGCACCGTGACCGCGCTCGGGGTCGCGCTCGGGCCCGGCGTCACGCGAGCCCGCCCGTCGCGCAGTCGCAGACAGGCGGTGCTGTCGTCGACGTGAAACTCGAAGACGGCATCGAGGTCGTGCGGCCCGTCCTTGCGGATGTCGGCGGCCAGGAAGCTCAGCAGCCACTCGGCGCGGAACATCTCGGCGTCGACGTCGGCGTCGGTCATCTGATGGCGCGCGCCCCACATGGCCAGCGGCACCACCGCGGCCGCGAGTTCCCTTCCGGCATCTGACAATTCGTACACGACGGCGGATCCGGGCTGATCGAGCGCGAGCTTGCGGACCACCACACCGTCGGCCTCGAGTTGGCGCACCCGGGAGGCCAGCAGGCTCGTCCCGATGCCGGCGAGCGCGTCGGCGAGTTCGGTGTAGCGCTTCGGCCCGGAGGCGAGCTCACGGACGATCAGCAGCGTCCAGCGCTCGCCGACCACGTCGAGGGCATGGGCGAGACCGCAGAACTGCGCGTAGGTGCGTCGGGACACAGACCCGATCCTAGCCACTTCACTCACGATTCCTACTAAAACTCATATATCTGTTGGGTACTTCTAAATCTTATGTTACGTTCAACATCAGAAAGCGCAAGCCCTGAACCTGCAGGCAGGCATCGCGATGAACGCACTGGTGACGTCACCGACCGCGACCTACCGCGTGGTCGGCCCGGTTGCGCCATCTATTGCCGCCCGAAGCGAATCGAAGTCGGCGCTGCCGCATTACCCGTGGAGAAGCCCCACCGCAGACCCGTGGACAAACCACACGACAGAAGGGTGAACGACATGGCATCGATCGCAGGTTTGCGGCCCTGGCCACGCTGGCGCTGGACGTGGTTCTGGCAACGTTCCACGACCACCGTCGGCCACGCCGAGGACGCGGCCGCGGGGCGACCGGAGTTGCGCAGCAGGCGCCACTACCCGCCGCAGCGGGACCGTTTCATGGAGAGCTCGGCGATGGCCCGGGAGATGTACCGGCTCTGACCCTGCCCGGTTCGGCGGCACCAAAACGCGAGGCAGAGGCGTTTCGGTCGGACGGAAGGCGTAGCGGAATACCCGAACGGGCGCGTAGTCACGCGTGAACCATGTGGCAGAGCGTGTCGTCTGACACCGCATCGTGGTAAGAATGCTGCACCCATGAAGCACGCCGTCGGCGTCGTCTTGGACCGGGCCGTTCAAATCGGGCAACGGGACGGAAGGCGACTGACATGCGTCCGGGCAGCCCCGGCAAACGTCACGTAGCGTCGACCGACAGTCCGTTTGGCCGCAGCCGAGGAGAGCACCGGTGAATGCGACAACATTCGGGCGCTATCGGCTCCAGAAGTTGATCGGCCGGGGCGGCATGGGTGAGGTCTACCAGGCCTACGACACCAAGACCGACCGCGTCGTCGCACTCAAGGTGCTGCCGCACAGCATGGCCCAGGACGAGACGTTCCAGGCCCGGTTCCGCCGCGAGTCGCAGGCCGCCGCGGGCATCAACGACCCGCATGTCGTCCCGATCCATGGGTACGGCGAGATCGACGGCCGTCTCTACCTGGACATGCGGCTCATCGAGGGCCGCAACCTCGGCACCATGCTGCAGGAATCCGACAAGCCGCTGGGCCCGGCGTTCGCGGTGTCGATCGTCGAGCAGGTTGCCAACGGCCTGGACTCCGCACACAAGCTGGGCCTGATCCACCGCGACATCAAGCCCTCCAACATCTTGATCACCGGACGCGACTTCGTGTACCTGATCGACTTCGGGCTGGCCCGCAGCGCGGGTGAACAGGGGTTGACCACCGCGGGCAGCACGCTGGGCACGCTGGCCTACATGGCGCCGGAGCGGTTCGAAGGCGGCGAGGTCGACGCCCGTTCCGACATCTACGCGCTGACCTGCGTGCTCTACGAATGTCTCACCGGGTCAAGGCCTTACCCCGCCGACAGCCTGGAGCAGCAGATCGCCGGGCACATGGTCTCGCCGATCCCGCGGCCGTCCGACGTCGATTCTCGGCTGTCGGCGTTCGACGAGGTGATCGCCAAAGGCATGGCCAAGAAGCCGGCCCAGCGCTACCAGAGCGCCGGGGAACTCGCCCAGGCGGCCAAGCGGGCGCTCAACGCGCCGGTCCGCCGGGGTGCCGGCAGCTCGCGGCACGCGGCCCGGTCGCAACCCAGAAAGCCGCGCAGGGCGCTGCTGGTCGCGGCGGCCACGACGCTGGCGGTCGCGGTGGCCGCGGTCGGGATGTGGGCGTGGTCGCCGTGGAAGGACGACGACGCCTCCGAGCTGCCCGCCGGCGCGGTGCCGGAGATTGCGTCGATGGTGCCCGCGGACGTGCGCGGGTCCGGACGCCTGGTCATCGGTGTGAACGTGCCGTATGCGCCGATGGAGTTCAAGAACGCCGACGGTCAGCTCGTCGGGTTCGACGTCGAGCTGATGAATGCGGTGACGCGGGTGCTCGGCCTGGTGCCCGACTACCGCGACACCACGTTCGACGCGATCCTGCCCGCGGTGGTGGATGGGACGTTCGACGTCGGGATGTCCTCGGTCACCGACACCAAGGAGCGTGAGGAGCTCGTCGACTTCATCACCTACTTCCAGGCCGGCACCCAGTGGGCACGCAGGCCGGGCACCGCGCTGGG
Protein-coding regions in this window:
- a CDS encoding aldehyde dehydrogenase (NADP(+)), with product MTATISGTASLTGQMLIAGTPVRGTGTEIRAFDPAAGTDLDPVYRYGDATHVDAACAAAAAAFGTYRATTAEQRARFLEAIAANIEAVGETLIARAVAESGLPQARITGEVGRTTGQLRLFAEVLREGSWNGARIDTALPDRTPLPRPDLRQRFVPLGPVAVFSASNFPLAFSVAGGDTASALAAGCPVIVKGHDAHPGTSELVGRAISDAVAASGLPAGTFSLLFGAGPDLGIALVTDPRIKAVGFTGSRSGGLALVAAAAARPEPIPVYAEMSAINPVFLLEGALTGRGDELGRAFVASLTMGSGQFCTNPGLVVAVDGPGLDSFVAAARDALATSPATPMLSPNIARNYASGVQALAGTAELVGRGEPSISETSCHAALFTTDAQTFLASEALQAEVFGSLSLIVRCADVEQMRAVAEGIEGQLTATVHADDSDLEEAARLLPLLELKVGRILFDGWPTGVEVCHAMVHGGPFPATSDSRTTSVGSRAIERFLRPVCYQNVPKSLLPSAIADGNPDNLWRRIDGRLTQA
- a CDS encoding bifunctional serine/threonine-protein kinase/transporter substrate-binding domain-containing protein; the protein is MNATTFGRYRLQKLIGRGGMGEVYQAYDTKTDRVVALKVLPHSMAQDETFQARFRRESQAAAGINDPHVVPIHGYGEIDGRLYLDMRLIEGRNLGTMLQESDKPLGPAFAVSIVEQVANGLDSAHKLGLIHRDIKPSNILITGRDFVYLIDFGLARSAGEQGLTTAGSTLGTLAYMAPERFEGGEVDARSDIYALTCVLYECLTGSRPYPADSLEQQIAGHMVSPIPRPSDVDSRLSAFDEVIAKGMAKKPAQRYQSAGELAQAAKRALNAPVRRGAGSSRHAARSQPRKPRRALLVAAATTLAVAVAAVGMWAWSPWKDDDASELPAGAVPEIASMVPADVRGSGRLVIGVNVPYAPMEFKNADGQLVGFDVELMNAVTRVLGLVPDYRDTTFDAILPAVVDGTFDVGMSSVTDTKEREELVDFITYFQAGTQWARRPGTALGPASACGLKVGVAEATLQETEELPSKSDQCTAAGMAPIDMVVFKSQDEVTTALIKGEVDAMSADSPVTGFAIKLSRGDLVSAGDVFDSAPYGWPVAKGSELIEPLRLALEHLMETGEYRAIATMWGVERGMIDEPVVNGATR
- a CDS encoding winged helix-turn-helix transcriptional regulator translates to MSRRTYAQFCGLAHALDVVGERWTLLIVRELASGPKRYTELADALAGIGTSLLASRVRQLEADGVVVRKLALDQPGSAVVYELSDAGRELAAAVVPLAMWGARHQMTDADVDAEMFRAEWLLSFLAADIRKDGPHDLDAVFEFHVDDSTACLRLRDGRARVTPGPSATPSAVTVRCSAATIAAVVGRRTTVADALTDGRLEVTGDPAAVTALLGVIERVLAR